A region of Enoplosus armatus isolate fEnoArm2 chromosome 14, fEnoArm2.hap1, whole genome shotgun sequence DNA encodes the following proteins:
- the LOC139296938 gene encoding angiopoietin-related protein 3-like: protein MRITLIPLLFLLAAACVPALCGNEEQPVLQPEAPVETRSRFAALDDVRLLANGLLQLGQSLREFVQKTKGQINDILQKLNIFDHSFYQLSVLASEIKEEEEELKKTTVVLKANNEEIKGLSVEISSKVDGILQEKSRLQNKVEGLEEKLSSLSHGLVTSEQVAEINGLREVIHSQEHSITELLKAVREQSDQLNHQRVKIRILEEKLTTNTLTQETIERMPEIFNSEAPTLTPYLTSSSTSTTEMMNLPSDCSELFNRGERVSGVYAIRPNRTEPFMAFCDMSKDRGATVIQRRRDGSVNFDQIWEKYENGFGDFQGEFWLGLRKIHSLAAQGNSVLHFHLEDWKQGRRFVEYRFHLNGPESNYSIHLTHLSGDLPDPMSNHTGMMFSTKDRDNDNHQDSNCAHNNTGGWWFNACGDVNLNGRYFHMRPKGRSERKRGIQWRPGQKASYSLKLTQISIHPVASPSTTSSTSASSETGVFL, encoded by the exons ATGAGAATTACACTAATTCCCTTATTGTTTCTCCTGGCTGCTGCCTGTGTCCCTGCCCTCTGTGGCAATGAGGAGCAGCCTGTCCTCCAGCCCGAGGCCCCAGTTGAAACCCGCTCCCGCTTTGCTGCTCTGGACGACGTGCGTCTTCTGGCCAacggcctcctccagctgggtCAGAGCCTGCGGGAGTTTGTGCAAAAGACAAAGGGACAGATCAACGACATCCTCCAGAAGCTCAACATTTTCGACCACTCGTTTTACCAGCTGTCTGTGCTCGCCAGTGAAattaaagaggaggaagaggagctgaagaagacgACCGTGGTACTGAAGGCCAACAATGAAGAGATCAAGGGCCTGTCTGTCGAGATCAGCTCCAAAGTGGACGGCATCTTGCAGGAGAAGAGTCGCCTGCAGAACAAGGTGGAAGGcctggaggagaagctgagCAGTCTGTCACACGGCCTGGTGACGAGCGAACAGGTGGCAGAGATCAATGGCCTCAGG GAGGTGATCCACAGCCAGGAgcacagcatcacagagctgctgaaggCTGTGAGGGAGCAGAGTGACCAGCTCAACCACCAGAGGGTTAAGATCAGGATTCTGGAGGAAAAG CTTACAACCAACACATTGACCCAAGAGACCATTGAGAGGATGCCTGAAATCTTCAACAGTGAAGCACCAACACTCACCCCTTACCTGACTTCAAGCTCTACCAGCACCACAGAAATGATGA ATCTGCCATCAGACTGCAGTGAGCTGTTCAACAGAGGAGAACGAGTCAGTGGCGTCTACGCCATCAGACCCAACAGAACGGAGCCCTTCATGGCCTTTTGTGACATGAGCAAAG ACCGTGGAGCAACAGTCATCCAGCGAAGGAGGGATGGTTCAGTGAATTTTGATCAAATATGGGAGAAGTATGAAAATGGGTTTGGAGATTTTCAAG GGGAGTTTTGGCTGGGTCTCAGGAAGATCCACTCTCTAGCCGCTCAGGGCAACTCTGTCCTTCACTTCCACctggaagactggaaacagggcaGGCGCTTCGTCGAATACAGATTTCACCTTAATGGTCCAGAGAGCAACTATTCCATTCACCTCACACATTTGTCTGGAGATTTGCCGGACCCCATGAGCAACCACACGGGCATGATGttctccaccaaggacagagaCAATGATAACCACCAGGACTCCAACTGCGCCCACAACAACACAG GCGGATGGTGGTTCAATGCCTGCGGAGACGTCAACCTGAATGGGAGATATTTCCACATGAGACCTAAGGGGCGCTCAGAGCGCAAGAGAGGGATTCAATGGAGGCCGGGCCAAAAGGCCTCTTACTCCCTCAAGCTTACCCAGATCTCTATTCACCCTGTAGCTTCCCCTagcaccacctcctccacctcagctTCCTCTGAGAcgggtgtgtttctgtga
- the LOC139296325 gene encoding phosphoglucomutase-1-like — protein sequence MDNSPLQVLTVPTAPYPDQRPGTSGLRKKVYVFQSRRNYLHNFIQSIFSSIDLRDRQGSTVVVGGDGRFFNPTAIEVIVQMAAANGVGRLIIGHHGIMSTPAISCVIRKYKAIGGIILTASHNPGGPDGDFGIKFNTANGGPAKDAVTNKIFQISRTIEEFAICPGLQVDLTTLGKQTFDLENKFKPFTVEIVDSVESYANLLRNIFDFAALKELLSGENHIKIRLDAMHGVVGPYVRRILCEELGCPANSAINCVPLEDFGGQHPDPNLTYAADLVDSMRDGQYDFGAAFDGDGDRNMILGKHGFFVTPPDSVAVIADNIFCIPYFQHTGVRGFARSMPTSAALDRVAMATKIELYETPTGWKFFGNLMDAGRLSLCGEESFGTGGDHIREKDGLWAVLAWLSILALRRQSVEDILKDHWLKYGRNYFTRYDYENVDIDAACEMMEDLEIMIADKSFVKQRFAVEDKIYQVEKADIFEYTDPVDSTISRNQGLRIIFSDGSRIIYRLSGTGGDGATVRIYIDSYEKEQIFEDTQVMLAPLATIALKISQLHHRTGRSGPSVIT from the exons atggaTAACAGTCCTCTGCAAGTGTTGACTGTCCCTACAGCCCCATACCCCGACCAGAGACCCGGCACCAGCGGCCTGAGGAAAAAGGTCTATGTATTTCAGTCCAGGAGAAACTACCTGCACAACTTCATCCAGAGTATCTTCTCCTCCATTGACCTACGTGACCGGCAGGGATCAacagtggtggtggggggagaTGGTCGCTTCTTCAACCCAACAGCTATTGAGGTCATTGTGCAGATGGCAGCTGCCAACGGG GTGGGTCGTCTGATCATTGGACACCACGGGATAATGTCCACACCGGCTATCTCCTGTGTGATCAGGAAATACAAAGCCATTGGCGGCATCATCCTCACTGCCAGCCACAACCCGGGTGGACCTGATGGAGACTTTGGCATTAAGTTCAATACGGCAAATGGAG GCCCGGCCAAGGATGCCGTCACAAACAAGATCTTTCAGATCAGCAGGACCATCGAGGAGTTTGCCATCTGCCCCGGACTGCAAGTGGATCTGACAACCCTGGGAAAACAGACGTTTGATCTGGAGAACAAGTTCAAACCCTTCACAG TGGAAATTGTGGACTCTGTGGAATCGTATGCTAACTTGTTGAGGAACATCTTTGACTTTGCTGCTCTGAAGGAGCTCCTATCTGGTGAAAACCACATCAAGATCAGACTTGATGCCATGCATGGAG TGGTAGGACCGTATGTGAGGCGAATACTCTGTGAGGAGCTAGGTTGCCCTGCCAATTCTGCCATCAACTGTGTCCCATTGGAGGATTTCGGGGGTCAACACCCAGATCCTAACCTCACCTACGCTGCAGATCTGGTTGACAGCATGAGAGACGGACAGTATGATTTTGGTGCAGCCTTTGATGGTGATGGG GACCGTAACATGATCCTTGGTAAGCACGGCTTCTTCGTCACCCCGCCTGACTCCGTGGCTGTGATCGCTGACAACATCTTCTGCATCCCGTACTTCCAGCATACAGGGGTGAGGGGCTTCGCCCGCAGCATGCCCACAAGCGCTGCCTTAGACAG AGTAGCCATGGCAACAAAAATAGAGTTATATGAAACTCCCACTGGGTGGAAGTTCTTTGGGAACCTAATGGATGCAGGCAGACTGTCTTTGTGTGGAGAGGAAAGCTTTGGTACAG GTGGAGATCATATCCGTGAGAAGGATGGACTTTGGGCTGTGCTGGCATGGCTGTCCATCCTGGCCTTGAGAAGGCAGAGTGTGGAGGATATTCTTAAAGACCACTGGCTAAAATATGGAAGAAACTACTTCACCAG aTATGACTACGAGAATGTAGACATAGATGCAGCCTGTGAGATGATGGAGGATTTGGAGATTATGATCGCCGACAAGTCCTTCGTGAAGCAGAGATTTGCTGTGGAAGACAAAATCTACCAAGTGGAAAAAGCAGACATCTTTGAGTACACAGACCCAGTGGACAGCACCATCTCCAGGAACCAG GGTCTGCGGATAATCTTCTCTGATGGCTCTCGAATCATCTACAGACTCAGTGGGACAGGCGGTGACGGAGCAACAGTTCGAATCTACATAGACAGCTACGAGAAGGAGCAAATCTTTGAAGACACACAG GTGATGCTGGCACCCCTGGCAACCATTGCTCTGAAGATTTCCCAGCTCCATCACAGGACAGGTCGAAGCGGCCCATCAGTCATCACATGA
- the LOC139296183 gene encoding leptin receptor gene-related protein: MAGIKALVGLSFSGAIGLTFLLLGCALEQYGVYWPLFVLIFYILSPIPTFISRRLSDDDSSSNACRELAYFLTTGIVVSSFGLPIVLARTSTIQWGACGLVMTGNAVIFLTILGFFVVFGGGDDFSWEQW, translated from the exons ATGGCCGGCATTAAag cACTGGTTGGTCTGTCCTTCAGTGGTGCCATTGGACTTACGTTTCTTCTGCTGGGCTGTGCTCTGGAACAGTACGG GGTATACTGGCCGCTGTTTGTCCTGATTTTCTACATATTAAGCCCCATCCCGACCTTCATATCCAGACGCCTCAGTGATGACGACTCCTCCAGCAATGCATGCAGAGAGCTGGCCTACTTCTTAACAACTGGCATTGTGGTATCGTCGTTTGGGCTTCCCATTGTGCTAGCCCGCACTAGCACA ATCCAGTGGGGTGCCTGCGGCCTGGTGATGACAGGAAACGCTGTCATCTTCCTCACCATCCTtggcttttttgttgtttttggaggTGGGGACGACTTCAGCTGGGAGCAGTGGTAG